The following are encoded in a window of Flavobacterium sp. WC2421 genomic DNA:
- a CDS encoding Fic family protein, protein MWKIDLSYREEFQTTFDRLYEKKQVLQTSRPLPNIALNKIKESLSIEWTYNSNSIEGNTLSLRETQMVLQEGITIKGKSLREHFETHNHDKAIDYLFSIVNDDYVLRSIDILSLHGLVLRSIEDDFAGRLRNGGVRISGANFVPPNANKVSDLLDELIDFINTNPLGLNDIELAAIFHHKLVWIHPFFDGNGRTFRLAMNLLLMRCGFPPAIILKNDRKKYYEALNQANGGNYQKMTLLMCQALERTLNIYLNALPGNDNEYIEISNLVQEPGMAYGQEYISLLARQGKIDAYKEGRNWLTTREAVENYMTTRKRKR, encoded by the coding sequence ATGTGGAAGATAGATCTAAGCTATAGAGAAGAATTTCAAACAACCTTTGATCGTTTGTATGAAAAAAAGCAAGTTTTGCAAACCAGCAGACCCTTGCCCAATATCGCTTTGAATAAAATCAAAGAAAGTCTTTCCATAGAATGGACTTACAATTCTAATAGTATTGAAGGAAACACACTAAGTTTAAGAGAAACTCAAATGGTCCTACAAGAAGGAATAACCATCAAAGGAAAATCATTACGAGAACATTTTGAAACACACAATCACGATAAAGCAATCGATTATTTATTTTCAATTGTAAACGATGATTATGTATTGCGCAGTATTGATATTTTATCATTGCATGGACTAGTTTTACGTTCCATTGAAGATGATTTTGCAGGTCGCTTGCGCAATGGAGGTGTACGAATTTCTGGAGCTAATTTTGTCCCACCAAATGCCAATAAAGTCTCTGATTTGCTAGATGAGTTAATAGATTTTATCAATACAAATCCGCTAGGTCTTAATGATATTGAGCTCGCGGCAATTTTTCATCATAAACTCGTTTGGATTCATCCTTTTTTTGATGGAAATGGTCGTACGTTTCGCTTAGCTATGAATTTATTATTGATGCGTTGTGGTTTTCCACCTGCGATTATCTTAAAAAATGACCGCAAGAAATACTATGAAGCACTCAACCAAGCCAATGGTGGTAATTATCAAAAAATGACCTTATTGATGTGCCAAGCTTTGGAGCGTACGCTTAATATCTACTTGAATGCACTTCCTGGTAATGATAATGAATACATTGAAATTTCGAATCTTGTTCAAGAACCAGGGATGGCTTATGGTCAAGAATATATTAGCTTATTAGCAAGACAAGGTAAAATAGATGCTTACAAAGAAGGTCGTAACTGGCTTACTACAAGGGAAGCTGTCGAAAATTATATGACTACAAGAAAAAGAAAACGCTAA
- the uvrA gene encoding excinuclease ABC subunit UvrA, giving the protein MLDKDNTIEVQGARVHNLKNIDVSIPREKLVVITGLSGSGKSSLAFDTIYAEGQRRYVETFSAYARQFLGGLERPDVDKIDGLSPVIAIEQKTTSKSPRSTVGTITEIYDFLRLLYARGADAYSYNTGEKMVSYSDEQIKDLITHDFTNKRINILAPVIRARKGHYGELFQQIAKQGFLKVRVNGEVREITTGMKLDRYKTHDIEIVVDRMLVEETPDNQKRLSESINTAMHHGENVLMVLDQDSNEVRYFSRNLMCPTTGISYQNPEPNLFSFNSPKGACDHCNGLGTVNEINVKKIIPNPKLSIKAGGFAPLGEYKSSWIFKQLEIIGEKYDFKITDPIEKIPEEAMEMILNGGKEKFTINSALLGVARDYKIDFEGISHFIKNQHDESGSTTIKRWAKEFMDEIKCPVCEGSRLKKEALFFKINEKNIAELCDMDISDLTAWFNDLNTHLSDKQKRIATEVIKEIKDRLHFLMNVGLDYLALNRSSKSLSGGEAQRIRLATQIGSQLVGVLYILDEPSIGLHQRDNEKLIHSLEQLRDLGNSVIVVEHDKDMIEQADYVIDIGPKAGKFGGEIISIGTPAETLQSNTITAQYLNGKMKLEIPKKRREGNGKFMKLTGATGNNLKNVTIDLPLGKMICVTGVSGSGKSTLINETLYPILNAFYFNGVKKPKPYKKIEGLEHIDKVIDIDQSPIGRTPRSNPATYTEVFTEIRALFTKTPESMIRGYKAGRFSFNVKGGRCETCEGSGVRTIEMNFLPDVYVECETCQGKRFNRETLEIRFKGKSISDVLNMTVDEAVPFFEMIPKIYRKVKTIQDVGLGYITLGQQSTTLSGGEAQRIKLAGELSKKDTGNTFYILDEPTTGLHFEDIRVLMTVINKLVDKGNTILIIEHNMDVIKLADYIIDIGPEGGKGGGTLVAKGTPEEIIKNKKSYTAQFLKKELE; this is encoded by the coding sequence ATGTTAGACAAAGACAATACCATAGAAGTTCAAGGGGCACGCGTTCACAACCTTAAAAACATAGATGTTTCGATTCCAAGAGAGAAACTAGTTGTTATAACTGGGCTTTCGGGTTCTGGGAAATCCTCATTGGCTTTTGATACTATTTATGCCGAAGGACAGCGTCGTTATGTAGAAACATTTTCGGCTTATGCACGACAATTCTTGGGCGGTTTAGAGCGTCCGGATGTCGATAAAATTGATGGACTTTCGCCTGTTATTGCCATTGAACAAAAAACGACTAGTAAGAGTCCGCGTTCGACCGTGGGAACTATTACAGAAATATATGATTTCTTGCGTTTGCTTTATGCTCGTGGCGCCGATGCTTACAGTTACAACACGGGTGAGAAAATGGTGAGCTACAGTGATGAGCAAATTAAAGACTTAATTACCCATGATTTTACCAATAAACGCATCAATATTCTGGCTCCAGTAATTAGAGCTAGAAAAGGGCATTATGGCGAATTGTTTCAACAAATTGCCAAGCAAGGTTTTCTAAAAGTTCGTGTAAACGGAGAAGTTCGCGAAATTACAACTGGAATGAAACTGGATCGCTATAAAACACACGATATCGAAATTGTTGTGGATAGAATGCTAGTAGAAGAAACGCCCGACAATCAAAAACGATTATCAGAAAGCATTAATACGGCCATGCATCATGGAGAAAATGTATTAATGGTGCTGGACCAAGATTCTAACGAAGTTCGTTATTTCAGTAGAAATTTAATGTGTCCTACAACGGGAATATCCTATCAAAATCCAGAGCCTAATTTATTTTCGTTTAACTCTCCAAAAGGAGCCTGTGATCATTGTAATGGTCTGGGAACGGTAAATGAAATCAACGTTAAAAAGATTATCCCCAATCCTAAATTGTCGATTAAAGCAGGGGGTTTTGCGCCTTTGGGCGAATACAAATCCTCTTGGATTTTTAAGCAACTGGAAATCATAGGAGAGAAATACGATTTTAAAATTACAGATCCCATAGAAAAAATTCCAGAGGAAGCGATGGAAATGATTTTGAATGGTGGGAAAGAAAAATTCACAATAAACTCGGCTCTTTTGGGAGTTGCAAGAGATTATAAAATTGATTTTGAAGGTATTTCTCATTTCATAAAAAACCAACATGATGAGAGTGGTTCAACTACTATTAAGCGTTGGGCCAAGGAATTCATGGACGAAATAAAATGTCCCGTTTGTGAAGGATCTAGATTAAAAAAAGAAGCGTTATTCTTTAAAATAAACGAGAAAAACATAGCGGAATTATGTGATATGGATATTTCTGATTTGACTGCATGGTTCAATGATTTAAACACCCATTTATCAGATAAACAAAAAAGAATCGCTACCGAAGTTATTAAAGAAATCAAGGATCGATTGCATTTTTTGATGAATGTAGGTTTGGATTATTTGGCTTTAAACCGTAGTTCAAAATCACTTTCTGGAGGAGAGGCACAACGCATTAGATTAGCCACTCAAATAGGTTCTCAACTAGTGGGAGTTCTTTATATTCTAGATGAACCAAGTATAGGTTTACACCAGAGAGACAATGAAAAACTAATTCATTCCTTGGAGCAATTACGCGATCTTGGAAACTCAGTTATTGTAGTAGAACATGATAAAGACATGATTGAGCAAGCTGATTATGTGATTGATATAGGTCCGAAAGCGGGGAAATTTGGTGGAGAAATTATCAGCATTGGTACACCTGCCGAAACACTTCAATCCAATACTATTACTGCTCAGTATTTGAACGGGAAAATGAAATTAGAAATTCCCAAGAAAAGAAGAGAAGGCAACGGAAAATTCATGAAATTGACTGGCGCTACCGGAAATAATTTAAAAAATGTTACTATTGACTTGCCTTTGGGTAAAATGATTTGCGTCACTGGAGTTTCGGGCAGTGGAAAATCAACGTTAATCAACGAGACTCTCTACCCTATTTTGAATGCCTTTTATTTTAATGGTGTCAAAAAACCAAAACCATATAAGAAAATTGAAGGACTGGAACATATTGATAAAGTTATTGATATCGACCAAAGTCCTATTGGGAGAACACCGCGTTCTAACCCTGCCACCTATACCGAAGTATTTACCGAAATCAGGGCTTTGTTTACCAAAACTCCCGAAAGTATGATACGCGGTTATAAAGCAGGCCGTTTTAGTTTTAATGTAAAAGGTGGACGTTGTGAAACCTGCGAAGGTTCAGGGGTTCGTACCATCGAAATGAACTTTTTGCCCGATGTGTATGTGGAGTGCGAAACCTGTCAAGGAAAGCGTTTCAATAGAGAAACATTAGAGATTCGGTTTAAAGGAAAATCCATTTCGGATGTATTAAATATGACGGTTGATGAAGCGGTTCCTTTTTTTGAAATGATTCCTAAAATATATAGAAAAGTAAAAACCATACAAGATGTAGGTTTGGGATATATCACGCTAGGTCAACAAAGCACTACCCTATCTGGTGGTGAAGCGCAACGTATAAAACTGGCGGGAGAACTGTCTAAAAAAGATACTGGAAATACGTTTTATATTCTAGACGAACCTACCACAGGCCTGCATTTTGAAGACATTCGCGTATTGATGACTGTAATTAATAAACTGGTAGACAAAGGGAATACCATCTTAATTATTGAGCACAATATGGATGTTATAAAACTAGCCGATTACATCATCGACATCGGCCCAGAAGGTGGAAAAGGTGGTGGAACACTAGTTGCCAAGGGAACTCCTGAAGAAATCATTAAAAACAAAAAAAGTTATACGGCGCAGTTTTTAAAGAAAGAATTAGAATAA
- a CDS encoding dipeptidase, with amino-acid sequence MKDNMDNSNLGWSRRQFIISATGAGTAIVLSPFSSWASSSKEFDPRIAKIVAKTFGIDTHSHMDVPYRKEEFIGQKYNLAEQMKISGLTAVCMTFQVDRPDLTKEGEAYERFNTCLDEMDEILKRNDINRALNLNDLKKAKKENKPIVIQSVEGGHFIEGEIERIAIAYNRGVRHLGLLHDNQSLIPLGDIYTDTPRFGGLTEMGKKVIRECNSLGILIDLTHCSNDTINDALQLSTKPIIISHTGLDTQLGNDPKMSKMMRPRLISEKQAKIVAKSGGVIGVWTHLAESPMEYAQNIKAMVNTIGIDHVCLGTDTKMVVPEGFIKRQGGTTNTAWKEQKEGFYYVVVDALLKTGFNQNDIEKIGGGNYLRVFDAATKK; translated from the coding sequence ATGAAAGATAACATGGACAACAGTAACCTAGGATGGTCAAGACGACAATTTATTATTAGTGCAACTGGAGCTGGAACAGCAATTGTGTTGAGTCCTTTTTCAAGTTGGGCTTCGAGCAGCAAAGAATTTGACCCAAGAATAGCCAAAATAGTAGCTAAAACTTTTGGAATTGACACTCACAGCCATATGGATGTGCCTTATAGGAAAGAAGAATTCATTGGGCAGAAATATAATTTAGCCGAGCAAATGAAAATATCAGGTTTGACAGCAGTATGTATGACTTTTCAAGTTGACCGCCCTGATTTAACAAAAGAAGGTGAAGCTTACGAAAGATTCAACACTTGCTTAGATGAAATGGATGAAATTTTAAAAAGAAACGATATCAATCGTGCTCTTAATTTAAATGATTTAAAAAAAGCTAAAAAAGAAAATAAACCTATTGTCATCCAGTCTGTAGAAGGAGGTCATTTTATAGAAGGGGAAATAGAACGTATCGCAATTGCTTATAATAGAGGAGTCAGACATTTAGGATTGCTACATGACAATCAATCTCTTATACCGTTAGGCGATATTTATACTGATACCCCTAGATTTGGAGGACTTACAGAAATGGGTAAAAAAGTAATAAGAGAATGCAATAGTCTTGGTATTCTAATTGACCTTACCCATTGCAGTAATGATACCATAAATGATGCACTACAATTATCTACAAAACCCATAATTATTTCTCATACTGGACTTGATACTCAATTAGGAAACGACCCAAAAATGTCCAAAATGATGAGGCCAAGGCTCATTAGTGAAAAACAAGCCAAAATTGTTGCAAAATCTGGAGGAGTAATTGGAGTTTGGACACATCTTGCCGAATCACCGATGGAGTATGCACAAAATATAAAAGCGATGGTAAATACTATTGGTATTGACCACGTTTGTTTAGGAACTGACACTAAAATGGTTGTCCCAGAGGGTTTCATTAAAAGACAAGGTGGCACAACTAATACTGCATGGAAAGAACAAAAAGAAGGTTTTTATTATGTTGTTGTAGATGCCTTATTGAAAACAGGTTTTAATCAAAATGATATTGAAAAAATTGGTGGTGGTAATTACTTGCGTGTTTTTGATGCCGCAACAAAAAAGTAA
- a CDS encoding GNAT family N-acetyltransferase, producing MDFFEKTGKMALGSRLRLMTAKVTEDASQIYELYDVTFSPKWFPVFFILSEDGEKTITEIANEIKHSQPSVTKIIKEMTAATLVQVNLNSDDKRRNVVALTTKGIKLSEKISLQYKDVDLAIESIINEATHNLWEAIEEWEYILEQKSLFKRVLEQKKLRESKNVKIIEYSAEFQSAFKSLNEEWISTYFEMEEADYKALDNPNEYIINKGGKIVVALYNDEPLGVCALIKMNDNTYDFELAKMAVSPKAQGKNIGFLLGTAVINMAKELGASNIYLESNTILKPAIQLYQKLGFQKIVGHTTPYKRCNIQMELILNDTV from the coding sequence ATGGATTTTTTTGAAAAAACTGGAAAAATGGCTTTAGGTAGCAGACTGCGTTTAATGACTGCCAAAGTAACGGAGGATGCCTCACAAATTTATGAATTATACGATGTAACCTTTTCGCCAAAATGGTTTCCCGTATTTTTTATTCTTTCAGAAGATGGAGAAAAGACAATTACTGAAATTGCAAATGAAATAAAACATTCACAACCATCTGTCACAAAAATAATTAAAGAAATGACTGCTGCTACACTAGTTCAAGTAAACCTAAATTCAGATGATAAACGCCGAAACGTAGTTGCATTAACTACAAAAGGAATAAAACTTTCAGAAAAAATAAGTCTTCAATATAAAGATGTTGATTTGGCTATAGAATCTATTATCAATGAAGCGACCCATAACCTTTGGGAGGCTATTGAGGAATGGGAATATATTTTAGAACAAAAATCACTATTTAAAAGAGTTCTAGAACAAAAAAAATTACGTGAAAGTAAAAATGTTAAGATTATTGAGTACAGTGCTGAATTCCAATCAGCTTTTAAGTCACTTAATGAAGAATGGATTTCAACCTACTTTGAAATGGAAGAAGCCGATTACAAAGCATTAGACAATCCAAACGAATATATAATAAATAAAGGAGGCAAAATAGTTGTTGCTCTTTACAACGATGAACCTCTTGGCGTTTGTGCTCTCATTAAAATGAATGATAACACCTATGATTTTGAACTGGCAAAAATGGCCGTTTCTCCCAAAGCACAAGGTAAAAATATTGGTTTTTTACTGGGTACGGCAGTTATTAATATGGCCAAAGAACTAGGTGCTTCAAATATATATTTGGAAAGCAACACTATTTTGAAACCAGCTATCCAATTGTACCAAAAATTGGGTTTTCAAAAAATAGTTGGACACACAACGCCTTACAAACGATGTAACATTCAAATGGAATTGATCTTGAACGATACCGTATAA
- a CDS encoding TIGR00730 family Rossman fold protein, with protein MRLEDFDNDEDKVIQDHLKQKTWNEIRTNDSWAIFKIMAEFVNGYETMGRIGPCVSIFGSARTKPEDKYYLLAESIAFKISKAGYGVITGGGPGIMEAGNKGAHLGGGTSVGLNIVLPFEQHFNPYIDGDKNLNFDYFFVRKVMFVKYSQGFVVMPGGFGTMDELFEAITLIQTKKIAKFPIILVGTSFWSGLIEWVKTVLIEKEQTVSPDDLNLIKIVDTEDEVVEVLDNFYKKYNLKPNF; from the coding sequence ATGAGACTAGAAGATTTTGACAATGATGAGGATAAGGTAATCCAAGACCATTTGAAACAAAAAACTTGGAATGAAATACGAACTAATGACAGCTGGGCGATTTTTAAAATCATGGCCGAATTTGTAAACGGTTATGAAACTATGGGGCGCATTGGACCCTGTGTTTCTATTTTTGGATCGGCGAGAACTAAGCCCGAAGACAAGTATTACTTACTTGCCGAAAGTATTGCCTTTAAAATTAGTAAAGCGGGTTATGGTGTCATTACTGGTGGTGGACCTGGAATTATGGAAGCTGGAAATAAAGGAGCGCACTTGGGCGGAGGAACATCCGTGGGGTTAAATATTGTGTTGCCATTTGAGCAACATTTTAATCCATATATTGACGGTGATAAGAATTTAAATTTTGATTATTTCTTTGTTCGAAAAGTAATGTTTGTAAAATATTCTCAAGGTTTCGTGGTAATGCCAGGAGGTTTTGGTACTATGGACGAATTATTTGAAGCAATTACGTTAATACAAACTAAGAAAATTGCTAAATTCCCTATTATACTTGTGGGAACGAGTTTCTGGTCTGGACTGATAGAATGGGTAAAAACGGTACTTATCGAAAAAGAACAAACGGTAAGTCCAGATGATTTGAATTTAATTAAAATTGTGGATACCGAAGACGAAGTGGTTGAAGTACTAGACAATTTCTATAAAAAATACAATTTAAAACCTAATTTCTAA
- a CDS encoding aminopeptidase has translation MVVEVNSDEKTLNIQQDITYFNESDDNLKAIVLNDWNNAYSNVNSPLAKRFSDEFYRGFHLAKEAERGSTNNITIIDDQKLFLTWLRTEENPDVLTVKLRAPLAPHQKTTIHLTYIVKIPSDAFTKYGYGGLGGMNLKTWYLTPARYENHEFVVYNNENLDDIANAVSDFDIELKVTKGLQVTTDLKSTASIENQDFSIYMLTGKNRLNFGLFIEPKISFHSFKNNSLEVITNLKEDKISIIEQSLVINNVVNYVNTLVGDYPFDKIMITQTDYDRNPFYGLNQLPSFIRPFSDEFTYEIKFLKTYLNVYLKNSLRADIRKDGWIYDAIQVYTMMKYIDENHPNSKMLGSASSFKLLKSFNLTNLDFNEQYSYFYMLMARKNLDQALGDPKNTLVKFNEQIASKYRAGLSLRFLDSYLDQNSVDKSIQQFYALNKEKQSTEKDFETILKSNTAKNINWFFNTIIKSRAIIDYKFSGVAKTKDSIYFSLKNKTEVIVPVPIYGVKNGEIVFKKWLEPNNTDSIYRISRNNADKIILNYKNEVPEYNLRNNWKSLKPFFPNNRPIKFVFMKDLEDPYYNQVLYVPTLTYNLYDGFSPGLRLHNKTILEKPFIFDINPAYSTKAQTFSGSGSFAVNQNYRESSLYNVKYSLSGAYFHYAPDAAYLKINPMVTMRFRENDFRDNRKQLILLRQVLVNREKSQIVLDNSNVNYSVFNAKYYDTKTEITKHLSFIGDLQLSKKFGKLSTEFEYRKLFENNRQINLRLFAGSFLYNNTNSDFFSFALDRPTDYLFDYNYYGRSENSGFFSQQLIVAEGGFKSKLATPFANQWITTLNGSYTIWNFIEAYGDVGFLKNKHQNETFSYDSGIRLNLVPDYFEMYLPVYSSNGWEISQKNYNEKIRFVITLSPKILINLFNRKWF, from the coding sequence ATGGTGGTTGAAGTTAATTCTGATGAAAAGACGCTCAATATTCAACAGGATATTACCTATTTTAATGAATCTGATGACAATTTAAAAGCAATCGTTTTAAATGATTGGAACAATGCTTATTCTAATGTTAATTCTCCATTGGCAAAACGTTTTTCGGATGAGTTTTACCGTGGATTTCATTTGGCCAAGGAAGCCGAAAGAGGAAGCACAAACAACATCACTATAATTGATGACCAAAAACTTTTTTTAACTTGGCTAAGAACAGAAGAAAACCCTGATGTACTTACTGTCAAGTTGAGAGCGCCATTAGCGCCACATCAAAAAACAACAATTCATCTTACGTATATTGTCAAGATTCCTAGTGATGCATTTACAAAATATGGTTATGGTGGACTGGGAGGCATGAACTTAAAAACATGGTACCTTACTCCTGCCCGATATGAAAACCATGAATTTGTAGTGTACAACAATGAAAATCTCGATGACATTGCCAATGCAGTATCTGATTTTGATATTGAACTAAAAGTTACTAAAGGACTGCAAGTTACTACCGATTTAAAAAGTACAGCATCGATTGAAAATCAAGATTTTTCAATTTACATGCTTACTGGAAAAAACAGACTCAATTTTGGTCTTTTTATAGAACCAAAAATTAGTTTTCATAGTTTTAAAAATAATTCTCTTGAGGTGATTACTAATTTAAAAGAGGATAAAATAAGTATCATTGAGCAATCCTTGGTCATCAACAATGTAGTTAATTATGTAAATACACTCGTTGGGGACTATCCATTTGATAAAATAATGATTACTCAGACGGATTACGATCGAAATCCATTTTATGGTTTGAATCAGCTGCCCTCTTTTATCAGACCCTTTTCTGATGAGTTTACGTATGAAATTAAGTTTCTAAAAACCTATTTGAATGTTTACCTAAAAAATAGTTTGCGCGCAGATATCAGGAAAGACGGTTGGATTTACGATGCGATTCAGGTGTATACCATGATGAAATATATCGATGAAAATCATCCAAACAGTAAAATGCTAGGAAGTGCATCCAGCTTTAAATTGTTAAAAAGCTTCAACCTGACCAATTTAGATTTTAATGAACAATACAGCTATTTTTATATGTTAATGGCTCGAAAAAACTTAGATCAAGCACTTGGAGATCCTAAAAATACACTTGTAAAATTCAATGAACAAATTGCAAGTAAATATAGAGCTGGACTAAGTTTACGTTTTCTAGACAGTTATTTAGATCAAAACTCAGTAGACAAAAGCATCCAACAATTCTATGCTCTAAATAAGGAAAAGCAAAGTACAGAAAAAGATTTTGAAACCATCTTGAAAAGCAACACAGCCAAAAATATCAATTGGTTTTTTAACACGATTATAAAGTCTAGAGCTATTATTGATTATAAATTTTCGGGTGTAGCAAAAACGAAAGATTCTATTTATTTTTCACTTAAAAATAAGACTGAAGTTATTGTTCCTGTGCCTATTTATGGTGTTAAAAATGGAGAAATTGTATTTAAAAAATGGTTAGAGCCCAATAATACCGATAGCATTTACAGAATATCTAGAAATAATGCTGATAAAATAATTCTAAACTATAAAAACGAAGTACCCGAATATAATTTAAGAAATAACTGGAAATCATTAAAACCCTTTTTTCCAAATAACCGTCCTATCAAGTTTGTATTCATGAAGGATCTTGAAGATCCTTACTATAATCAAGTTTTATATGTTCCTACTTTAACTTACAATCTATATGATGGGTTTTCACCTGGATTGAGGTTGCATAATAAAACCATTTTAGAAAAGCCTTTTATCTTTGATATTAATCCCGCATATTCAACAAAAGCTCAGACTTTTTCAGGTTCTGGATCCTTTGCAGTAAATCAAAATTACAGAGAAAGTTCTCTTTACAATGTAAAATACTCACTTTCAGGCGCCTATTTTCACTATGCACCCGATGCTGCCTATTTAAAAATAAATCCAATGGTGACCATGCGATTTAGGGAAAATGATTTTAGAGACAATAGAAAACAGTTAATTCTATTACGCCAAGTACTGGTAAACAGAGAAAAAAGCCAAATTGTTCTTGACAATTCAAATGTAAATTATTCGGTTTTTAATGCTAAATATTATGATACTAAAACCGAAATCACCAAACATTTAAGTTTCATAGGTGATTTGCAATTATCAAAGAAATTTGGAAAACTATCGACAGAATTCGAATACAGAAAACTATTTGAAAACAACCGTCAAATCAATTTACGCCTTTTTGCTGGTAGTTTTTTATACAATAATACCAATTCAGACTTTTTTAGTTTTGCTTTGGATAGACCAACTGATTATTTATTTGATTATAACTATTATGGGCGATCTGAAAATAGCGGTTTTTTTAGTCAACAATTAATTGTAGCCGAGGGTGGTTTTAAGTCAAAACTAGCAACCCCATTTGCCAATCAATGGATTACAACTTTGAATGGAAGTTACACCATTTGGAATTTTATAGAGGCTTACGGTGATGTTGGATTTCTAAAAAATAAACATCAAAATGAAACGTTTTCGTATGACAGTGGCATTCGTCTAAATTTAGTTCCTGATTATTTTGAAATGTATCTTCCTGTTTATTCTTCTAACGGCTGGGAAATAAGTCAGAAAAATTACAATGAAAAAATACGCTTCGTTATTACTTTATCACCAAAAATATTAATCAATTTATTTAATAGAAAATGGTTCTAA